In one window of Branchiostoma floridae strain S238N-H82 chromosome 14, Bfl_VNyyK, whole genome shotgun sequence DNA:
- the LOC118431098 gene encoding uncharacterized protein LOC118431098 isoform X4, which translates to MTETYDSFPASVDMRKTTSPKSGGRRRESISHTLQLALSQTRPELPLLSHPVALSDLTSPDQQGWLFSETDGTRYWCVVADMLFCMFEKETSEQAVKVLVLPGYDVRALTFQSEKVREEPHDHDGKENDDKQQDTLKRARSLTTSGMGKFQFQLSYENFEEAELVFSAESEAEVQSWVEALTASSELDPDFFTDSGTEQDGESSEENAVSKLSAYKPSPKQARKRMDLVNQPHSSSSDSEDDQRHVQIAPISSLQTPTKDGASRESSPGASPQLSRKALHSPKPKVLSNLFGNKSPTLQKKKKLGVNIVHKVSTLKDKVTGQLVRSKYMRSDSNTKLEDAVISGQLHRKGKLSWSKCYSAVSGQRLYCYKSHKMDSEPDAVVSLAGSTVDSYDTEKRPHSFKITEANGKTTFWSATDPAELNRWTTALKVAAYTVEENSKILQNSFSSSSGSEPQTPSIIISQEDDGSGEDVSDRDLEENQSISRFRYSKKSFQDSYGIFEKHLPGPNNEGLLLVDDSDEKSSATGDDWTGMFAADSEDDSDTSDDDDSAFLVLPITRNKSTWASVGDLPVAMANEHGKKTRTPSGDSGLEGLNLEHGRSWEFQEGGDTSGSELEIKWQQELRELQKQQLLAEVLAQKEQILQKKSVLPSPVEVEKKKEEITAKYERAQEEEELRALRKTTILNQRRNSAQLKVDGITKRLNLPNKSPKSKLKAKDNVETEALTKQLNELKLRQTELARELTVNETHKAEMLQSLEYKKELELRIMEQELRVRSDSLGNHSLRSIDEQSDPSSSPVFLRKQQSLDAPKKTSPFGKRKHRSLDAKHGRPHNRIFDALASPLMLRKQAAASAKHRTLDEPITNERVTRVDQPEGSSEVDAAQDSSSEGSGGIESLQKPSLPSPSKSPRNVRKKHQSAIETRDVSEALGLQGDSDVRRRSNTDPDRDVTEGMKDGISASALAEIEAFEELIKNFSST; encoded by the exons ATGACTGAGACTTACGACTCGTTCCCAGCCTCCGTCGACATGCGGAAGACAACTTCGCCAAAATCAGGGGGGCGAAGAAGAGAATCCATAAGCCACACTTTACAACTTGCCCTGTCACAAACTCGGCCAGAGTTGCCACTTCTCAGCCACCCCGTTGCTCTGTCAGATCTGACGTCACCCGATCAGCAGGGATGGCTGTTTTCCGAGACTGACGGCACCAGGTATTGGTGCGTGGTTGCGGACATGTTGTTCTGCATGTTCGAGAAAGAAACCTCCGAACAGGCCGTCAAGGTTCTCGTCCTACCGGGATATGACGTCAGAGCTCTCACGTTTCAATCGGAAAAAGTGCGCGAAGAGCCGCACGACCATGACGGCAAGGAGAACGACGATAAACAACAAGACACCCTCAAGAGAGCGCGCAGCTTGACGACATCGGGAATGGGAAAGTTCCAATTCCAACTTTCGTACGAGAACTTCGAAGAGGCAGAGTTAGTGTTCAGTGCAGAGAGTGAAGCAGAGGTGCAGTCCTGGGTGGAAGCGCTAACGGCGTCTTCGGAACTCGATCCAGACTTTTTCACGGATTCAGGCACCGAACAAGATGGTGAGAGTTCAGAAGAAAACGCAGTCTCTAAGCTAAGCGCGTACAAACCGTCGCCAAAGCAAGCTAGGAAAAGAATGGATCTCGTCAACCAGCCTCATAGCAGTAGCAGCGATTCTGAGGATGATCAGCGGCATGTTCAAATCGCACCCATATCCTCCTTGCAGACTCCCACCAAAGACGGAGCGAGTAGGGAAAGCAGTCCGGGTGCGTCGCCGCAGCTATCTCGCAAGGCTCTACACTCTCCAAAACCTAAAGTATTGTCCAACCTTTTCGGCAACAAGTCTCCAACgctgcagaagaaaaagaaattagGAGTTAACATTGTGCATAAAGTCTCCACGCTTAAGGACAAAGTGACCGGGCAGCTTGTTCGATCAAAGTACATGAGAAGCGATTCCAACACGAAACTCGAGGATGCAGTCATCTCTGGGCAGTTACACAGAAAGGGAAAACTGTCATGGTCCAAATGTTACAGCGCTGTGAGCGGCCAGCGGCTCTACTGCTACAAGTCTCATAAAATGGACAGCGAACCAGACGCGGTAGTCTCGCTCGCAGGCTCCACGGTGGACAGTTACGATACAGAGAAAAGACCACATTCTTTTAAGATCACCGAGGCCAATGGCAAGACAACGTTCTGGTCTGCAACGGACCCAGCCGAACTGAATCGGTGGACGACAGCACTTAAAGTTGCAGCATATACAGTTGAAGAAAACAGTAAGATCTTGCAAAACAGTTTTTCAAGTAGCTCGGGCTCCGAACCCCAAACCCCGAGTATCATCATATCACAAGAAGATGACGGCTCTGGTGAAGACGTTTCGGACAGGGACTTAGAGGAGAACCAAAGCATCTCTAGATTTAGATATTCAAAGAAAAGCTTCCAAGACAGCTATGGAATCTTCGAGAAGCACCTGCCTGGACCTAACAACGAAGGGCTGCTGTTGGTAGACGACAGTGATGAAAAGTCCAGTGCAACG GGTGACGATTGGACGGGGATGTTTGCAGCTGACTCGGAGGACGATTCCGACACGTCCGATGATGACGACTCCGCG TTCCTGGTTCTGCCGATAACGAGAAACAAGAGTACGTGGGCTTCGGTTGGGGACCTACCAGTCGCCATGGCGAACGAACACGGCAAAAAAACGAGAACCCCGTCCGGAGACTCTGGACTCGAGGGACTCAATCTAGAACACGGCAGGAGCTGGGAATTCCAAGAGG GCGGTGACACGTCTGGATCAGAACTGGAGATAAAATGGCAGCAGGAGCTGAGAGAGTTACAGAAGCAGCAGCTGCTGGCCGAGGTGCTGGCACAGAAAGAACAGATCCTACAAAAGAAG AGCGTCCTCCCCTCTCCTGTTGAAGtcgagaagaagaaagaggagATCACCGCTAAGTACGAGAGGGCCCAGGAGGAAGAGGAACTCCGAGCACTGAGGAAAACAACTATCCTGAACCAGAGAAGAAACTCCGCTCAACTCAAGGTGGACGGGATCACCAA GAGATTGAATCTACCTAATAAGAGCCCTAAGAGCAAGCTGAAAGCAAAGGATAACGTCGAGACGGAGGCATTGACGAAGCAGCTGAACGAGCTGAAGTTGAGGCAAACAGAGCTGGCGAGGGAACTCACGGTCAACGAGACACACAAg GCGGAGATGCTGCAAAGTTTAGAGTACAAAAAAGAGCTCGAGCTGCGCATCATGGAACAGGAACTGCGCGTGCGCAGTGACTCTCTCGGAAACCATTCCCTCAGGAGCATCGACGAACAGTcggaccccagcagcagcccGGTCTTCCTCAGGAAACAACAGTCCTTGGACGCGCCCAAGAAGACAAGCCCATTCGGAAAGCGCAAACATCGTTCGTTGGATGCCAAACATGGCCGTCCACACAACCGAATATTCGACGCCCTCGCTAGTCCTCTGATGTTGAGAAAGCAAGCTGCTGCGTCAGCGAAACACAGGACCTTAGATGAACCAATCACAAACGAGAGAGTAACGAGAGTGGACCAACCAGAGGGCAGCTCTGAAGTAGATGCAGCACAGGACTCGAGTTCGGAAGGATCAGGAGGGATCGAGAGTTTGCAGAAGCCAAGTCTTCCAAGTCCGTCAAAATCTCCAAG GAACGTAAGGAAGAAGCACCAGTCGGCTATAGAAACCAGAGACGTAAGTGAAGCACTCGGTCTCCAAGGCGACAGTGACGTCAGAAGACGCTCGAACACGGACCCAGACCGTGACGTCACAGAGGGCATGAAGGACGGCATCAGCGCAAGCGCACTAGCTGAGATAGAG GCGTTTGAAGAACTCATCAAAAACTTCTCATCAACATAA
- the LOC118431098 gene encoding uncharacterized protein LOC118431098 isoform X3, whose product MVVSACWGRRALLNFNRPFKIQLRGLREGRLEGIPEEPGKKTKGRPPAMTETYDSFPASVDMRKTTSPKSGGRRRESISHTLQLALSQTRPELPLLSHPVALSDLTSPDQQGWLFSETDGTRYWCVVADMLFCMFEKETSEQAVKVLVLPGYDVRALTFQSEKVREEPHDHDGKENDDKQQDTLKRARSLTTSGMGKFQFQLSYENFEEAELVFSAESEAEVQSWVEALTASSELDPDFFTDSGTEQDGESSEENAVSKLSAYKPSPKQARKRMDLVNQPHSSSSDSEDDQRHVQIAPISSLQTPTKDGASRESSPGASPQLSRKALHSPKPKVLSNLFGNKSPTLQKKKKLGVNIVHKVSTLKDKVTGQLVRSKYMRSDSNTKLEDAVISGQLHRKGKLSWSKCYSAVSGQRLYCYKSHKMDSEPDAVVSLAGSTVDSYDTEKRPHSFKITEANGKTTFWSATDPAELNRWTTALKVAAYTVEENSKILQNSFSSSSGSEPQTPSIIISQEDDGSGEDVSDRDLEENQSISRFRYSKKSFQDSYGIFEKHLPGPNNEGLLLVDDSDEKSSATGDDWTGMFAADSEDDSDTSDDDDSAFLVLPITRNKSTWASVGDLPVAMANEHGKKTRTPSGDSGLEGLNLEHGRSWEFQEGGDTSGSELEIKWQQELRELQKQQLLAEVLAQKEQILQKKSVLPSPVEVEKKKEEITAKYERAQEEEELRALRKTTILNQRRNSAQLKVDGITKRLNLPNKSPKSKLKAKDNVETEALTKQLNELKLRQTELARELTVNETHKAEMLQSLEYKKELELRIMEQELRVRSDSLGNHSLRSIDEQSDPSSSPVFLRKQQSLDAPKKTSPFGKRKHRSLDAKHGRPHNRIFDALASPLMLRKQAAASAKHRTLDEPITNERVTRVDQPEGSSEVDAAQDSSSEGSGGIESLQKPSLPSPSKSPRNVRKKHQSAIETRDVSEALGLQGDSDVRRRSNTDPDRDVTEGMKDGISASALAEIEAFEELIKNFSST is encoded by the exons ATGGTGGTCTCTGCATGTTGGGGCCGTAGGGCCTTACTGAACTTTAATAGACCCTTCAAAATACAG TTGAGAGGCTTGAGGGAGGGGCGTCTTGAGGGCATTCCTGAGGAGCCTGGGAAGAAGACTAAGGGTCGTCCTCCAGCCATGACTGAGACTTACGACTCGTTCCCAGCCTCCGTCGACATGCGGAAGACAACTTCGCCAAAATCAGGGGGGCGAAGAAGAGAATCCATAAGCCACACTTTACAACTTGCCCTGTCACAAACTCGGCCAGAGTTGCCACTTCTCAGCCACCCCGTTGCTCTGTCAGATCTGACGTCACCCGATCAGCAGGGATGGCTGTTTTCCGAGACTGACGGCACCAGGTATTGGTGCGTGGTTGCGGACATGTTGTTCTGCATGTTCGAGAAAGAAACCTCCGAACAGGCCGTCAAGGTTCTCGTCCTACCGGGATATGACGTCAGAGCTCTCACGTTTCAATCGGAAAAAGTGCGCGAAGAGCCGCACGACCATGACGGCAAGGAGAACGACGATAAACAACAAGACACCCTCAAGAGAGCGCGCAGCTTGACGACATCGGGAATGGGAAAGTTCCAATTCCAACTTTCGTACGAGAACTTCGAAGAGGCAGAGTTAGTGTTCAGTGCAGAGAGTGAAGCAGAGGTGCAGTCCTGGGTGGAAGCGCTAACGGCGTCTTCGGAACTCGATCCAGACTTTTTCACGGATTCAGGCACCGAACAAGATGGTGAGAGTTCAGAAGAAAACGCAGTCTCTAAGCTAAGCGCGTACAAACCGTCGCCAAAGCAAGCTAGGAAAAGAATGGATCTCGTCAACCAGCCTCATAGCAGTAGCAGCGATTCTGAGGATGATCAGCGGCATGTTCAAATCGCACCCATATCCTCCTTGCAGACTCCCACCAAAGACGGAGCGAGTAGGGAAAGCAGTCCGGGTGCGTCGCCGCAGCTATCTCGCAAGGCTCTACACTCTCCAAAACCTAAAGTATTGTCCAACCTTTTCGGCAACAAGTCTCCAACgctgcagaagaaaaagaaattagGAGTTAACATTGTGCATAAAGTCTCCACGCTTAAGGACAAAGTGACCGGGCAGCTTGTTCGATCAAAGTACATGAGAAGCGATTCCAACACGAAACTCGAGGATGCAGTCATCTCTGGGCAGTTACACAGAAAGGGAAAACTGTCATGGTCCAAATGTTACAGCGCTGTGAGCGGCCAGCGGCTCTACTGCTACAAGTCTCATAAAATGGACAGCGAACCAGACGCGGTAGTCTCGCTCGCAGGCTCCACGGTGGACAGTTACGATACAGAGAAAAGACCACATTCTTTTAAGATCACCGAGGCCAATGGCAAGACAACGTTCTGGTCTGCAACGGACCCAGCCGAACTGAATCGGTGGACGACAGCACTTAAAGTTGCAGCATATACAGTTGAAGAAAACAGTAAGATCTTGCAAAACAGTTTTTCAAGTAGCTCGGGCTCCGAACCCCAAACCCCGAGTATCATCATATCACAAGAAGATGACGGCTCTGGTGAAGACGTTTCGGACAGGGACTTAGAGGAGAACCAAAGCATCTCTAGATTTAGATATTCAAAGAAAAGCTTCCAAGACAGCTATGGAATCTTCGAGAAGCACCTGCCTGGACCTAACAACGAAGGGCTGCTGTTGGTAGACGACAGTGATGAAAAGTCCAGTGCAACG GGTGACGATTGGACGGGGATGTTTGCAGCTGACTCGGAGGACGATTCCGACACGTCCGATGATGACGACTCCGCG TTCCTGGTTCTGCCGATAACGAGAAACAAGAGTACGTGGGCTTCGGTTGGGGACCTACCAGTCGCCATGGCGAACGAACACGGCAAAAAAACGAGAACCCCGTCCGGAGACTCTGGACTCGAGGGACTCAATCTAGAACACGGCAGGAGCTGGGAATTCCAAGAGG GCGGTGACACGTCTGGATCAGAACTGGAGATAAAATGGCAGCAGGAGCTGAGAGAGTTACAGAAGCAGCAGCTGCTGGCCGAGGTGCTGGCACAGAAAGAACAGATCCTACAAAAGAAG AGCGTCCTCCCCTCTCCTGTTGAAGtcgagaagaagaaagaggagATCACCGCTAAGTACGAGAGGGCCCAGGAGGAAGAGGAACTCCGAGCACTGAGGAAAACAACTATCCTGAACCAGAGAAGAAACTCCGCTCAACTCAAGGTGGACGGGATCACCAA GAGATTGAATCTACCTAATAAGAGCCCTAAGAGCAAGCTGAAAGCAAAGGATAACGTCGAGACGGAGGCATTGACGAAGCAGCTGAACGAGCTGAAGTTGAGGCAAACAGAGCTGGCGAGGGAACTCACGGTCAACGAGACACACAAg GCGGAGATGCTGCAAAGTTTAGAGTACAAAAAAGAGCTCGAGCTGCGCATCATGGAACAGGAACTGCGCGTGCGCAGTGACTCTCTCGGAAACCATTCCCTCAGGAGCATCGACGAACAGTcggaccccagcagcagcccGGTCTTCCTCAGGAAACAACAGTCCTTGGACGCGCCCAAGAAGACAAGCCCATTCGGAAAGCGCAAACATCGTTCGTTGGATGCCAAACATGGCCGTCCACACAACCGAATATTCGACGCCCTCGCTAGTCCTCTGATGTTGAGAAAGCAAGCTGCTGCGTCAGCGAAACACAGGACCTTAGATGAACCAATCACAAACGAGAGAGTAACGAGAGTGGACCAACCAGAGGGCAGCTCTGAAGTAGATGCAGCACAGGACTCGAGTTCGGAAGGATCAGGAGGGATCGAGAGTTTGCAGAAGCCAAGTCTTCCAAGTCCGTCAAAATCTCCAAG GAACGTAAGGAAGAAGCACCAGTCGGCTATAGAAACCAGAGACGTAAGTGAAGCACTCGGTCTCCAAGGCGACAGTGACGTCAGAAGACGCTCGAACACGGACCCAGACCGTGACGTCACAGAGGGCATGAAGGACGGCATCAGCGCAAGCGCACTAGCTGAGATAGAG GCGTTTGAAGAACTCATCAAAAACTTCTCATCAACATAA
- the LOC118431098 gene encoding uncharacterized protein LOC118431098 isoform X2, with protein MCSKVFPVPSFRWRLSSRYAMARQLRGLREGRLEGIPEEPGKKTKGRPPAMTETYDSFPASVDMRKTTSPKSGGRRRESISHTLQLALSQTRPELPLLSHPVALSDLTSPDQQGWLFSETDGTRYWCVVADMLFCMFEKETSEQAVKVLVLPGYDVRALTFQSEKVREEPHDHDGKENDDKQQDTLKRARSLTTSGMGKFQFQLSYENFEEAELVFSAESEAEVQSWVEALTASSELDPDFFTDSGTEQDGESSEENAVSKLSAYKPSPKQARKRMDLVNQPHSSSSDSEDDQRHVQIAPISSLQTPTKDGASRESSPGASPQLSRKALHSPKPKVLSNLFGNKSPTLQKKKKLGVNIVHKVSTLKDKVTGQLVRSKYMRSDSNTKLEDAVISGQLHRKGKLSWSKCYSAVSGQRLYCYKSHKMDSEPDAVVSLAGSTVDSYDTEKRPHSFKITEANGKTTFWSATDPAELNRWTTALKVAAYTVEENSKILQNSFSSSSGSEPQTPSIIISQEDDGSGEDVSDRDLEENQSISRFRYSKKSFQDSYGIFEKHLPGPNNEGLLLVDDSDEKSSATGDDWTGMFAADSEDDSDTSDDDDSAFLVLPITRNKSTWASVGDLPVAMANEHGKKTRTPSGDSGLEGLNLEHGRSWEFQEGGDTSGSELEIKWQQELRELQKQQLLAEVLAQKEQILQKKSVLPSPVEVEKKKEEITAKYERAQEEEELRALRKTTILNQRRNSAQLKVDGITKRLNLPNKSPKSKLKAKDNVETEALTKQLNELKLRQTELARELTVNETHKAEMLQSLEYKKELELRIMEQELRVRSDSLGNHSLRSIDEQSDPSSSPVFLRKQQSLDAPKKTSPFGKRKHRSLDAKHGRPHNRIFDALASPLMLRKQAAASAKHRTLDEPITNERVTRVDQPEGSSEVDAAQDSSSEGSGGIESLQKPSLPSPSKSPRNVRKKHQSAIETRDVSEALGLQGDSDVRRRSNTDPDRDVTEGMKDGISASALAEIEAFEELIKNFSST; from the exons TTGAGAGGCTTGAGGGAGGGGCGTCTTGAGGGCATTCCTGAGGAGCCTGGGAAGAAGACTAAGGGTCGTCCTCCAGCCATGACTGAGACTTACGACTCGTTCCCAGCCTCCGTCGACATGCGGAAGACAACTTCGCCAAAATCAGGGGGGCGAAGAAGAGAATCCATAAGCCACACTTTACAACTTGCCCTGTCACAAACTCGGCCAGAGTTGCCACTTCTCAGCCACCCCGTTGCTCTGTCAGATCTGACGTCACCCGATCAGCAGGGATGGCTGTTTTCCGAGACTGACGGCACCAGGTATTGGTGCGTGGTTGCGGACATGTTGTTCTGCATGTTCGAGAAAGAAACCTCCGAACAGGCCGTCAAGGTTCTCGTCCTACCGGGATATGACGTCAGAGCTCTCACGTTTCAATCGGAAAAAGTGCGCGAAGAGCCGCACGACCATGACGGCAAGGAGAACGACGATAAACAACAAGACACCCTCAAGAGAGCGCGCAGCTTGACGACATCGGGAATGGGAAAGTTCCAATTCCAACTTTCGTACGAGAACTTCGAAGAGGCAGAGTTAGTGTTCAGTGCAGAGAGTGAAGCAGAGGTGCAGTCCTGGGTGGAAGCGCTAACGGCGTCTTCGGAACTCGATCCAGACTTTTTCACGGATTCAGGCACCGAACAAGATGGTGAGAGTTCAGAAGAAAACGCAGTCTCTAAGCTAAGCGCGTACAAACCGTCGCCAAAGCAAGCTAGGAAAAGAATGGATCTCGTCAACCAGCCTCATAGCAGTAGCAGCGATTCTGAGGATGATCAGCGGCATGTTCAAATCGCACCCATATCCTCCTTGCAGACTCCCACCAAAGACGGAGCGAGTAGGGAAAGCAGTCCGGGTGCGTCGCCGCAGCTATCTCGCAAGGCTCTACACTCTCCAAAACCTAAAGTATTGTCCAACCTTTTCGGCAACAAGTCTCCAACgctgcagaagaaaaagaaattagGAGTTAACATTGTGCATAAAGTCTCCACGCTTAAGGACAAAGTGACCGGGCAGCTTGTTCGATCAAAGTACATGAGAAGCGATTCCAACACGAAACTCGAGGATGCAGTCATCTCTGGGCAGTTACACAGAAAGGGAAAACTGTCATGGTCCAAATGTTACAGCGCTGTGAGCGGCCAGCGGCTCTACTGCTACAAGTCTCATAAAATGGACAGCGAACCAGACGCGGTAGTCTCGCTCGCAGGCTCCACGGTGGACAGTTACGATACAGAGAAAAGACCACATTCTTTTAAGATCACCGAGGCCAATGGCAAGACAACGTTCTGGTCTGCAACGGACCCAGCCGAACTGAATCGGTGGACGACAGCACTTAAAGTTGCAGCATATACAGTTGAAGAAAACAGTAAGATCTTGCAAAACAGTTTTTCAAGTAGCTCGGGCTCCGAACCCCAAACCCCGAGTATCATCATATCACAAGAAGATGACGGCTCTGGTGAAGACGTTTCGGACAGGGACTTAGAGGAGAACCAAAGCATCTCTAGATTTAGATATTCAAAGAAAAGCTTCCAAGACAGCTATGGAATCTTCGAGAAGCACCTGCCTGGACCTAACAACGAAGGGCTGCTGTTGGTAGACGACAGTGATGAAAAGTCCAGTGCAACG GGTGACGATTGGACGGGGATGTTTGCAGCTGACTCGGAGGACGATTCCGACACGTCCGATGATGACGACTCCGCG TTCCTGGTTCTGCCGATAACGAGAAACAAGAGTACGTGGGCTTCGGTTGGGGACCTACCAGTCGCCATGGCGAACGAACACGGCAAAAAAACGAGAACCCCGTCCGGAGACTCTGGACTCGAGGGACTCAATCTAGAACACGGCAGGAGCTGGGAATTCCAAGAGG GCGGTGACACGTCTGGATCAGAACTGGAGATAAAATGGCAGCAGGAGCTGAGAGAGTTACAGAAGCAGCAGCTGCTGGCCGAGGTGCTGGCACAGAAAGAACAGATCCTACAAAAGAAG AGCGTCCTCCCCTCTCCTGTTGAAGtcgagaagaagaaagaggagATCACCGCTAAGTACGAGAGGGCCCAGGAGGAAGAGGAACTCCGAGCACTGAGGAAAACAACTATCCTGAACCAGAGAAGAAACTCCGCTCAACTCAAGGTGGACGGGATCACCAA GAGATTGAATCTACCTAATAAGAGCCCTAAGAGCAAGCTGAAAGCAAAGGATAACGTCGAGACGGAGGCATTGACGAAGCAGCTGAACGAGCTGAAGTTGAGGCAAACAGAGCTGGCGAGGGAACTCACGGTCAACGAGACACACAAg GCGGAGATGCTGCAAAGTTTAGAGTACAAAAAAGAGCTCGAGCTGCGCATCATGGAACAGGAACTGCGCGTGCGCAGTGACTCTCTCGGAAACCATTCCCTCAGGAGCATCGACGAACAGTcggaccccagcagcagcccGGTCTTCCTCAGGAAACAACAGTCCTTGGACGCGCCCAAGAAGACAAGCCCATTCGGAAAGCGCAAACATCGTTCGTTGGATGCCAAACATGGCCGTCCACACAACCGAATATTCGACGCCCTCGCTAGTCCTCTGATGTTGAGAAAGCAAGCTGCTGCGTCAGCGAAACACAGGACCTTAGATGAACCAATCACAAACGAGAGAGTAACGAGAGTGGACCAACCAGAGGGCAGCTCTGAAGTAGATGCAGCACAGGACTCGAGTTCGGAAGGATCAGGAGGGATCGAGAGTTTGCAGAAGCCAAGTCTTCCAAGTCCGTCAAAATCTCCAAG GAACGTAAGGAAGAAGCACCAGTCGGCTATAGAAACCAGAGACGTAAGTGAAGCACTCGGTCTCCAAGGCGACAGTGACGTCAGAAGACGCTCGAACACGGACCCAGACCGTGACGTCACAGAGGGCATGAAGGACGGCATCAGCGCAAGCGCACTAGCTGAGATAGAG GCGTTTGAAGAACTCATCAAAAACTTCTCATCAACATAA